A portion of the Cryptomeria japonica chromosome 5, Sugi_1.0, whole genome shotgun sequence genome contains these proteins:
- the LOC131059497 gene encoding ankyrin repeat-containing protein At5g02620: MNKKLFLALESGGVRTFQDFHRQFSHVLDDRTFEGDSALHCAAREGHQHIAEWILQMKPSLAGARNNDDNTPLQEAAKSGNRDLVDILLRHNGSCAWQCNMFGETALTIAARYGHVQTVRSLLEAMPYNDTTETHQSLREATYWEDTVAICHLHAAVHGGKLEVVVAILNDRAWRNELMIEKDKSGRCAVHVAAMKGHWNIISEFISLMPDCIEIRSLDHKSVLHFAVEYNQFVVVKNLLKGKKDKKIAQWVSRDHDLIDHNTALHLAAKNAVDPQIVEHLVSLPGLDITALNSEGMTALDIASKAVQDNPNSAIIVKLLKPKRKWQQGIDKDMINTHMVVASLIATVTFAAIFQIPGGIEDDKESVHYGAARLGFAKLFRLFIFSDTAAFITSLSVVVEWLVQQKFQNTYLAWLDTYMLSDMSGVTLLIAILWTTIAFMSAIIIVIIPYNFESLKSKHGDVFSKYKLLLEYEIFLALITSYLVASTLAFVFQMFTKKLKVARNPSRGVFFHLCMITIFILICTFK; encoded by the exons ATGAATAAAAAACTCTTCCTCGCTTTGGAAAGTGGTGGTGTTCGAACCTTCCAAGATTTTCACCGGCAGTTCTCACATGTTCTGGATGACCGTACATTCGAAGGAGATAGTGCTCTTCATTGTGCTGCAAGGGAGGGCCATCAACATATTGCTGAGTGGATCCTTCAAATGAAACCCTCTTTGGCTGGAGCTCGGAATAATGATGATAATACGCCACTGCAGGAGGCTGCTAAAAGTGGTAATCGAGATCTCGTCGATATTCTACTTCGTCACAATGGGAGTTGTGCCTGGCAGTGCAATATGTTTGGAGAGACAGCTCTAACAATAGCTGCTAGGTATGGCCACGTGCAAACAGTTAGATCTTTGTTGGAAGCAATGCCGTATAATGATACTACCGAAACCCATCAATCTCTTAGGGAGGCAACTTACTGGGAAGATACAGTTGCGATCTGCCATCTGCATGCAGCCGTGCATGGAGGAAAGCTAGAGGTTGTAGTTGCAATACTGAATGATCGTGCTTGGCGTAACGAGTTAATGATAGAGAAGGATAAGTCTGGAAGATGCGCAGTTCATGTAGCAGCCATGAAAGGCCACTGGAACATAATAAGTGAATTTATCTCCTTAATGCCAGACTGTATTGAAATCCGTAGTTTAGATCATAAATCTGTTCTGCATTTTGCAGTGGAATATAATCAATTTGTGGTAGTGAAGAATCTTCTAAAAGGGAAAAAGGACAAAAAAATAGCGCAATGGGTAAGCCGCGACCATGACCTCATTGATCACAATACAGCGCTACATTTGGCAGCGAAAAATGCAGTGGATCCCCAG ATAGTGGAGCACCTTGTCTCATTACCTGGTCTAGACATCACTGCCCTGAACAGTGAAGGCATGACTGCACTTGACATAGCTTCAAAAGCTGTCCAAGATAACCCTAATTCTGCCATCATTGTAAAGCTTCTGAAGCCCAAACGGAAATGGCAGCAAGGGATAGACAAAGATATGATAAATACACACATGGTGGTGGCATCGCTGATTGCCACCGTCACATTTGCAGCCATCTTCCAAATCCCGGGGGGAattgaggatgacaaagaaagTGTACACTATGGAGCTGCCAGGCTGGGATTTGCTAAACTTTTCAGACTGTTCATCTTCTCTGACACTGCGGCCTTCATCACTTCCCTTTCAGTGGTTGTTGAGTGGTTAGTACAACAGAAGTTTCAGAACACTTATCTGGCATGGTTAGATACATATATGCTGTCCGATATGTCTGGGGTGACCTTGCTAATTGCAATCTTGTGGACAACAATTGCATTTATGAGTGCCATCATTATCGTCATCATACCCTATAATTTTGAGAGCTTGAAAAGCAAGCATGGAGATGTTTTCTCAAAATATAAATTGCTTTTGGAATACGAAATCTTTCTTGCACTCATCACATCATATTTGGTTGCCAGCACGCTTGCTTTCGTATTTCAAATGTTTACAAAGAAACTGAAAGTTGCCCGTAATCCCAGCCGAGGCGTGTTTTTTCATTTGTGTATGATCACGATTTTCATTCTTATATGTACTTTTAAATGA